A section of the Triticum dicoccoides isolate Atlit2015 ecotype Zavitan chromosome 7A, WEW_v2.0, whole genome shotgun sequence genome encodes:
- the LOC119333467 gene encoding uncharacterized protein LOC119333467: MRDLSCFGDGSVAVSAASAASVSGRGCALDRSLQAATTSVYNASLSSGKGILIRVTWSRSTAGAPGLTVAFDNVVSSSRSATQQHVLRKKRGSRSIVTDSGTAVGVHWDVTGAEYSSSPEPSGGDYYLAVVADAELALLLGAGDLSRRFASGPAAATGHLVSRREQLRCADAEATAAHATRCRFREGGEEHEVAVRACGGRGGVEGEVRVSIDGEEVAGVRRVGWGFRGNRAVLLADGEVVDVMWDVHDWWFGRRGGGAGAQFMVRSRAEEGRLWMADQPSAAPPGGVFLHVQCYRR; this comes from the coding sequence ATGCGGGACCTGTCCTGCTTCGGCGACGGCTCTGTCGCAGTCTCCGCCGCGTCGGCGGCCTCTGTCTCCGGCCGCGGCTGCGCGCTCGACCGCTCGCTGCAGGCGGCGACCACCAGCGTGTACAACGCGTCTCTGTCCTCCGGCAAGGGGATCCTCATCCGGGTCACGTGGAGCCGGAGCACCGCCGGAGCCCCGGGGCTAACCGTCGCCTTCGACAACGTGGTGTCGTCGTCGAGGAGCGCCACCCAGCAGCACGTGCTGCGGAAGAAACGCGGGAGCAGGTCCATCGTCACCGATTCCGGCACGGCCGTCGGCGTCCATTGGGACGTCACGGGGGCCGAGTACTCCTCCTCCCCGGAGCCCTCCGGCGGCGACTACTACCTCGCGGTCGTCGCAGACGCCGAGCTCGCCCTCCTCCTCGGCGCGGGCGACCTATCCCGCCGATTCGCCTCcggtcctgccgccgccactgggcACCTCGTGAGCCGGCGCGAGCAGCTGCGCTGCGCCGACGCCGAGGCCACGGCCGCGCACGCCACCCGGTGCAGGTTCCGCGAGGGCGGGGAGGAGCACGAGGTGGCGGTGCGCGCGTGCGGCGGCAGGGGCGGTGTGGAGGGGGAGGTGCGCGTCAGCATCGACGGAGAGGAGGTGGCGGGGGTGCGGCGAGTTGGGTGGGGATTCCGCGGCAACCGCGCGGTCCTGCTGGCCGACGGGGAGGTGGTTGACGTCATGTGGGATGTGCACGACTGGTGGTTCggccgccgcggcggcggcgccggggcgCAGTTcatggtgaggtcgagggcggaggAGGGGAGACTGTGGATGGCCGACCAGCCGTCGGCAGCACCGCCCGGCGGCGTCTTCTTGCATGTGCAGTGCTACCGGCGTTGA